In the genome of Halapricum salinum, one region contains:
- a CDS encoding DEAD/DEAH box helicase yields the protein MATYVDGETELPVSEVLPEFADAFPFERFNRMQTETLPALLDSDDNVVVSAPTASGKTAVAEVAICKTLQEDGTALFLAPLRALTNEKEREWERFEELGYSVYVVTGERDLNPRRAERADVLVMTPEKADSATRKHDTARYSFVTDVDCCVIDEVHLLDSDRRGSVLEVTISRLRRLCDPRVVALSATMPNIDDVAEWLDATPETTFEFGEEYRPVPLNADVKTYSHGENAFADKYRRLYRAMDLVEPHLNEEGQALVFVSSRQDTVQAAKKARDELTERDIPMGARGDYDFHNDAAELSNDTLRQSVLDGVAFHHAGLSREDKNRVEAWFREGKIQLLFSTSTLAWGVNLPARCVVIRDTKYHDPLEGEVDMSPLDVLQMLGRAGRPGYDDTGYAWVICDRSDADKYRRLLRDGKEIESRLAEDLESHLNAEIAMGTIDDLDDVLSWLETTFYHVRAKSAPEQYADSSNLREHASSTLRGLVDRGFVEMADDLTVAATGLGQLASKFYLRLDTARSFADLADESEDLSEDRILRTVAAAGAFDSVSARQDERDAVDAVLGGRAESLDPGPRKVYAILRSGMNGTVPSELQSDSWVIRQNALRLLAALRAFLDRFADARAANLARRVEARVDQGVSADAVGLTAIDGVGSGRAQTLAAAGITTPTDVLDSGVDGLVSAGLGSGVAERIVESARDLPRAVVEWGDFPDEIAQGQNSMHEITVKNLAGGARGGVRVTVNDVEMTATECYLGETTLPVGVFGGDAEKLTFAVEVSYPELPLEPVVDTRTVDVI from the coding sequence GTGGCCACCTACGTAGACGGCGAGACCGAACTTCCGGTCTCGGAGGTCCTCCCCGAGTTCGCAGACGCTTTCCCCTTCGAGCGGTTCAACCGGATGCAGACCGAGACGCTGCCGGCGCTGCTCGACAGCGACGACAACGTCGTCGTCAGCGCGCCGACCGCCAGCGGCAAGACCGCCGTCGCCGAGGTGGCGATCTGCAAGACCCTCCAGGAGGACGGGACCGCGCTCTTTCTGGCTCCCCTGCGCGCGCTCACCAACGAGAAAGAACGCGAGTGGGAACGCTTCGAGGAGTTGGGATATTCGGTGTACGTCGTCACCGGCGAGCGCGACCTCAACCCGCGCCGGGCCGAACGCGCCGACGTCCTCGTGATGACGCCCGAGAAAGCCGACTCTGCCACTCGAAAGCACGATACGGCTCGCTATTCGTTCGTCACTGACGTCGACTGCTGTGTCATCGACGAGGTCCACCTGCTGGATTCCGATCGCCGCGGTTCGGTGCTCGAAGTGACGATTTCGCGGCTCCGCCGGCTCTGTGACCCGCGCGTCGTCGCGCTGTCGGCGACGATGCCCAACATCGACGACGTCGCCGAGTGGCTCGACGCTACCCCGGAGACGACCTTCGAGTTCGGCGAGGAGTATCGACCAGTCCCGCTCAATGCCGACGTCAAGACCTACTCCCACGGCGAGAACGCCTTCGCCGACAAGTATCGACGCCTGTATCGAGCGATGGATCTGGTCGAACCGCACCTCAACGAGGAGGGACAGGCACTCGTGTTCGTCTCCTCGCGACAGGACACCGTCCAGGCCGCAAAGAAGGCACGCGACGAACTTACCGAGCGCGACATCCCGATGGGCGCACGCGGGGACTACGACTTTCACAACGACGCCGCCGAGTTGAGCAACGACACCCTCCGCCAGTCGGTGCTGGACGGGGTCGCGTTCCACCACGCCGGCCTCTCCCGCGAGGACAAGAACCGCGTCGAGGCCTGGTTCCGCGAGGGGAAGATCCAACTCCTGTTCTCGACCTCGACGCTGGCCTGGGGTGTCAACCTCCCCGCGCGGTGTGTCGTCATCCGGGACACGAAGTACCACGACCCGCTCGAAGGCGAGGTCGACATGAGCCCCCTCGACGTCCTCCAGATGCTCGGACGGGCGGGCCGGCCGGGCTACGACGACACCGGCTACGCCTGGGTGATCTGCGACCGCAGTGACGCCGACAAGTATCGGCGCCTGCTTCGGGACGGCAAGGAGATCGAGTCGCGGCTCGCCGAGGATCTGGAATCCCATCTCAACGCCGAAATCGCGATGGGGACGATCGACGATCTGGACGACGTGCTCTCGTGGCTGGAGACGACCTTCTACCACGTCCGGGCCAAGAGCGCGCCCGAACAGTACGCCGACAGTTCCAATCTCCGTGAACACGCTTCCAGCACGCTCCGGGGGCTCGTCGACCGCGGCTTCGTCGAGATGGCCGACGACCTCACAGTTGCGGCCACGGGACTCGGACAGCTGGCATCGAAGTTCTACCTCAGACTCGACACTGCACGTTCGTTCGCTGATCTGGCCGACGAGTCCGAGGATCTCAGTGAAGACCGGATCCTCCGGACGGTCGCGGCAGCCGGCGCGTTCGACAGCGTCTCGGCGCGCCAGGACGAGCGCGACGCCGTCGACGCCGTCCTGGGCGGCCGGGCGGAATCGCTCGATCCCGGCCCGCGGAAGGTCTACGCGATCTTGCGCTCGGGAATGAACGGAACGGTTCCAAGCGAGTTACAGAGCGACTCGTGGGTCATCCGACAGAACGCCCTGCGACTGCTGGCAGCGCTGCGAGCCTTCCTGGATCGCTTTGCCGACGCCCGCGCCGCGAACCTCGCACGGCGAGTCGAAGCCCGCGTGGACCAGGGGGTCAGTGCCGACGCAGTCGGCCTCACGGCGATCGACGGTGTCGGGTCGGGCCGCGCCCAGACGCTCGCCGCGGCCGGGATCACGACGCCCACGGACGTCCTCGATTCGGGCGTCGACGGACTCGTCTCCGCGGGGTTGGGATCGGGCGTCGCCGAACGAATCGTCGAGAGCGCTCGTGATCTACCACGGGCCGTCGTCGAGTGGGGCGACTTCCCCGACGAGATCGCGCAGGGTCAAAACAGCATGCACGAGATCACAGTCAAAAATCTCGCAGGCGGCGCTCGCGGCGGCGTCCGCGTCACTGTCAACGACGTCGAGATGACTGCGACCGAGTGTTACCTCGGCGAGACGACCCTTCCGGTGGGCGTCTTCGGTGGCGACGCCGAGAAACTCACTTTCGCCGTCGAGGTCTCCTATCCCGAACTGCCGCTGGAACCGGTCGTCGATACCCGAACGGTCGACGTGATCTGA
- a CDS encoding pantoate kinase: MTEEATAFVPGHVTGFFTVHRDDDPTKAGSQGAGVTLSDGVSVTVERSDERYVELDGQPADVAAVETVLDTLQVEATVIGETSLPIGAGFGISGAMALGTALATNCVYERDLSRNELVTIAHGAEVQAGTGLGDVVAQAAGGMPIRLEPGGPHENLIDAIPYRPRVEYVSFGELDTAEVIGGDTALIDQAGRESLSQVVSEPNPEQFVYASRRFARESELLTTRLRDVILDVNEVDGQASMAMLGETVFALGTGLSDAGYEPHVCRVDAAGARLE; the protein is encoded by the coding sequence ATGACCGAGGAGGCCACCGCGTTCGTCCCGGGCCACGTCACGGGCTTCTTCACTGTCCACCGGGACGACGACCCCACGAAAGCCGGCTCGCAGGGAGCCGGCGTCACTCTTTCGGACGGCGTCAGCGTCACAGTCGAGCGCAGCGACGAGCGATACGTCGAACTGGACGGCCAGCCGGCCGACGTCGCGGCCGTCGAGACCGTCCTGGACACCCTGCAGGTCGAGGCCACAGTGATCGGCGAGACGTCGCTCCCGATCGGCGCAGGATTCGGGATCTCGGGCGCGATGGCGCTCGGGACGGCACTGGCGACCAATTGCGTCTACGAGCGCGACCTCTCGCGGAACGAACTCGTGACGATCGCCCACGGCGCGGAGGTCCAGGCCGGCACGGGACTTGGAGACGTCGTCGCGCAGGCGGCGGGCGGGATGCCGATCCGGCTGGAACCCGGCGGCCCACACGAGAACCTGATCGACGCGATTCCCTACCGCCCGCGCGTCGAGTACGTCAGTTTCGGCGAACTCGACACCGCGGAGGTGATCGGCGGCGACACCGCTCTGATCGACCAGGCCGGCCGGGAATCGCTCTCGCAGGTCGTCTCCGAACCGAATCCCGAGCAGTTCGTCTACGCCTCCCGGCGGTTCGCCCGCGAATCCGAACTGCTGACCACGCGACTCCGAGACGTGATCCTCGACGTCAACGAAGTCGACGGACAGGCCTCGATGGCGATGCTCGGCGAGACCGTCTTCGCGCTCGGCACAGGACTGTCGGACGCTGGCTACGAACCGCACGTCTGTCGGGTGGACGCGGCAGGGGCGCGCCTGGAGTAG
- a CDS encoding universal stress protein, translated as MYKHILLPTDGSDGVSTIAEHAGSLAEQYDATVHVLSVVDTRNRFEGPTMGLGSDAWEDAQREQAERAVEDAAAALPDDVTIERHVESGVPHTEILDYADDAGIDLIVMGTHGRTGIDHYLIGSIAERVVRQSPVPVVTVRIDEN; from the coding sequence ATGTACAAACATATCCTCTTGCCCACAGACGGCAGCGACGGCGTGTCGACGATTGCCGAGCACGCTGGCTCACTCGCCGAGCAGTACGACGCGACGGTCCACGTGCTCTCGGTCGTCGACACGCGCAATCGATTCGAAGGCCCGACGATGGGGCTGGGATCGGACGCCTGGGAAGACGCCCAGCGCGAGCAGGCCGAGCGAGCCGTCGAGGACGCCGCCGCGGCGCTTCCCGACGACGTCACGATCGAGCGCCACGTGGAATCGGGCGTCCCGCACACCGAGATCCTCGACTACGCCGACGACGCCGGTATCGACCTCATCGTGATGGGGACCCACGGCCGGACCGGAATCGACCACTACCTCATCGGCTCGATCGCAGAACGGGTAGTCCGGCAATCGCCGGTCCCGGTCGTGACGGTTCGTATCGACGAAAACTGA
- a CDS encoding UPF0175 family protein: MPSISARVADETAADVDAVAELLDDDRSTTIRKALQEGLETLRIRVAVQRFQTGDVSVSEAAEIADCTVAEWLEIAHENNLTTQYAPEELADDAATVREL, from the coding sequence ATGCCGTCGATCAGCGCCCGTGTCGCCGACGAGACCGCCGCAGACGTCGACGCCGTCGCCGAGTTACTCGACGACGATCGCTCGACGACGATCAGAAAAGCCCTGCAGGAGGGGCTGGAGACGCTGCGAATACGCGTCGCCGTCCAGCGCTTCCAGACGGGGGACGTCTCGGTCAGCGAGGCGGCCGAGATCGCCGACTGTACCGTTGCCGAGTGGCTCGAAATCGCCCACGAGAACAACCTCACGACACAGTACGCGCCCGAAGAGCTGGCCGACGACGCCGCGACGGTTCGCGAATTATGA
- a CDS encoding HAD family hydrolase, protein MAVLFDMDGVVVDSERYWPELEAERIFPEVVPDQGVQPEEVMGMYYREIYDYLDEHYAVAVDRDRFVEVFDATARELYGERAALMDGFHDLVEDLQAQGTPVGLVTSSPHPWIDVVLDRFDLDGAFDAIVSAEDVPRGKPEPDVYERAVAELGVAPERCVAVEDSPTGAAAAKAARLRCLGYTGVHDGLDPADVDSIAATPTELRTLLFETLAAE, encoded by the coding sequence ATGGCAGTGCTGTTCGACATGGACGGCGTCGTCGTCGACTCGGAGCGCTACTGGCCCGAACTGGAGGCCGAGCGGATCTTCCCCGAGGTGGTCCCAGACCAGGGCGTCCAGCCCGAAGAGGTCATGGGGATGTACTACCGCGAGATCTACGATTACCTCGACGAGCACTACGCGGTCGCGGTCGATCGCGACCGGTTCGTCGAGGTGTTCGATGCGACCGCTCGCGAACTCTACGGCGAGCGCGCCGCGCTGATGGACGGCTTTCACGATCTGGTCGAGGATCTCCAGGCCCAGGGGACGCCGGTCGGACTCGTGACCTCCTCGCCACATCCCTGGATCGACGTCGTCCTCGATCGGTTCGATCTCGACGGCGCGTTCGACGCGATCGTCAGCGCCGAGGACGTCCCGCGGGGCAAACCCGAACCCGACGTCTACGAGCGCGCCGTCGCGGAGCTCGGCGTGGCTCCCGAACGCTGTGTGGCCGTCGAGGACTCGCCGACGGGCGCAGCGGCCGCGAAAGCCGCACGCCTCCGGTGTCTCGGCTACACTGGCGTCCACGACGGGCTCGATCCAGCAGACGTCGACAGCATCGCTGCGACGCCGACGGAGCTACGGACGCTGCTGTTCGAGACACTGGCGGCCGAATAA
- a CDS encoding endonuclease NucS domain-containing protein, whose amino-acid sequence MTETIAVRAGECTSTFDGNRVRAHEQRGRMVVLVKPDNTVLVHDADGYQPVAWLTRAESVTIDGDRIEARDGDQHLRVEVHDEFASGRYPASAAGKPVGECPSCAAALVRTSAGVTCTNCGTRYGLPGDATVLDEQCDCGLPKMRVERGSEFRVCLDRDCESMDAAVKRAFDREWDCPNCDGDLRILRRGGLLAGCEHYPDCDTGFALPAGTLAGTCSCGLPLFETAGGTRCLDATCEWPRVEETAAPGP is encoded by the coding sequence ATGACGGAGACGATCGCGGTCAGAGCAGGCGAGTGTACGAGTACCTTCGACGGGAACCGGGTCCGGGCCCACGAACAGCGCGGCCGGATGGTCGTGCTCGTCAAGCCCGACAACACCGTGCTGGTCCACGACGCAGACGGCTATCAACCTGTGGCGTGGCTCACCCGCGCCGAATCGGTCACTATCGACGGCGACCGGATCGAGGCCCGCGACGGCGACCAGCACCTCCGCGTGGAGGTCCACGACGAGTTCGCGAGCGGGCGCTACCCCGCGAGCGCGGCCGGCAAGCCGGTCGGCGAGTGCCCGTCCTGTGCGGCCGCCCTCGTGCGGACCAGCGCCGGCGTGACCTGCACGAACTGCGGCACTCGCTACGGCCTGCCGGGCGACGCCACAGTTCTGGACGAGCAGTGTGACTGTGGCCTCCCGAAGATGCGTGTCGAGCGCGGGAGCGAGTTCCGGGTCTGTCTCGACCGTGATTGCGAGTCGATGGACGCCGCAGTCAAGCGCGCGTTCGACAGGGAGTGGGACTGTCCGAACTGCGACGGTGACCTCCGTATTCTCCGTCGGGGTGGCCTGCTCGCGGGCTGTGAGCACTATCCCGACTGCGATACTGGGTTCGCGCTTCCGGCCGGAACGCTGGCGGGGACCTGTTCGTGTGGGCTGCCGCTGTTCGAGACCGCAGGTGGCACGCGCTGTCTCGACGCGACCTGCGAGTGGCCGCGGGTCGAGGAGACGGCAGCGCCCGGACCGTAG
- the malQ gene encoding 4-alpha-glucanotransferase → MRMDFDRQSGLFLHVASLPGPDGIGTLGEPAETFVDFLAESGQSLWQFCPLGPTIPIHDNSPYQSYSAFAGNPLFVDLDRLVERGWLDELDRPDFDDGHVEYGPVREYKEARLTEAFETFKADASDDEQSNFETFVEESGEWLDEYALYRALRDHYDGVSWLDWPEEAKMRDPDALAEYREELADSIEYRKFLQWVFDTQWNDLKEYANERGVKFVGDMPIYVDLDSADVWANPEIFKLDAEREPKYVSGVPPDEFSDDGQMWGTPVYDWDALDERDYGWWVKRFERLLQRVDIFRIDHFKGFESYWEIPADAETAREGEWVEGPHEDVFYAIRDELGDLPIVVEDLGEITPKMEEIRDTLGYPGMVVAAFADWCDGDSRYHPANYDANSVAYTSTHDTDTVVGWYDALDEQDRECLHYAVDHEGGDVHWDILDTVWNSDSVIALAQVQDPLGYGSEARFNVPGTVEGNWAWRVSEDALSGDVVQNLYDITEESDRLAE, encoded by the coding sequence ATACGGATGGATTTCGACAGACAGAGCGGCCTCTTCTTGCACGTAGCCTCGCTGCCGGGGCCCGACGGTATCGGGACGCTCGGCGAACCGGCTGAGACGTTCGTAGACTTCCTGGCCGAGTCCGGGCAATCGCTGTGGCAGTTCTGCCCCCTCGGTCCGACGATCCCGATCCACGACAACTCCCCCTATCAGTCCTACTCGGCGTTCGCGGGCAACCCGCTGTTCGTCGACCTGGACAGGCTGGTCGAACGCGGCTGGCTCGACGAACTGGACCGACCGGACTTCGACGACGGCCACGTCGAGTACGGCCCGGTTCGTGAGTACAAGGAAGCCCGTCTGACCGAGGCCTTCGAGACCTTCAAAGCCGACGCCAGCGACGACGAACAGTCGAACTTCGAGACGTTCGTCGAAGAGTCAGGGGAGTGGCTCGACGAGTACGCCCTCTACCGCGCCCTGCGGGATCACTACGACGGCGTCTCCTGGCTGGACTGGCCCGAGGAGGCCAAGATGCGCGATCCCGACGCGCTCGCGGAGTATCGCGAAGAGCTCGCTGATTCCATCGAGTACCGGAAGTTCCTCCAGTGGGTCTTCGACACGCAGTGGAACGACCTCAAGGAGTACGCCAACGAGCGCGGCGTCAAGTTCGTCGGCGACATGCCGATCTACGTCGACCTCGATAGCGCGGACGTCTGGGCCAACCCCGAAATCTTCAAACTCGACGCGGAACGCGAGCCGAAGTACGTTTCAGGTGTGCCGCCGGACGAGTTCTCCGACGACGGCCAGATGTGGGGCACGCCGGTCTACGACTGGGACGCCCTCGACGAACGGGACTACGGCTGGTGGGTCAAGCGCTTCGAACGGCTCCTCCAGCGGGTGGACATCTTCCGCATCGACCACTTCAAAGGCTTCGAGAGTTACTGGGAGATCCCCGCAGACGCCGAGACCGCTCGCGAGGGCGAGTGGGTCGAAGGTCCTCACGAGGACGTCTTCTACGCGATCCGGGACGAACTCGGCGACCTGCCGATCGTCGTCGAGGACCTCGGCGAGATCACTCCGAAGATGGAGGAGATTCGCGACACGCTGGGCTACCCGGGTATGGTCGTGGCCGCCTTCGCCGACTGGTGTGACGGCGACAGCCGCTATCACCCCGCGAACTACGACGCGAACTCCGTCGCCTACACCTCCACGCACGACACCGACACCGTCGTCGGCTGGTACGACGCCCTCGACGAGCAGGACAGAGAGTGTCTGCACTACGCCGTCGACCACGAGGGCGGCGACGTCCACTGGGACATCCTCGACACCGTCTGGAACTCCGACTCGGTCATCGCGCTGGCACAGGTGCAGGATCCGCTGGGCTACGGCTCGGAAGCCCGCTTCAACGTTCCCGGCACCGTAGAAGGGAACTGGGCCTGGCGCGTCAGCGAGGACGCCCTCTCGGGCGACGTCGTCCAGAACCTCTACGACATCACCGAAGAGAGCGACCGCCTGGCCGAGTAG
- a CDS encoding riboflavin synthase translates to MYTGIVAATGRIVDVERGPADACERRLTVDCPSIAADLEPGDSVAISGACLTAETVDDERFTAGLSGETTARTWFDTAAVGDRVNLERPVRANARLDGHIVEGTVDTTTEVLAREQTADGLRFRLELPEGYADQVVEKSTLTVEGVSLTVVDRDTETFALTLVPETTARTTLDSVEPGDRVNVETNVLAKYVDRLHAGA, encoded by the coding sequence ATGTACACCGGAATCGTCGCAGCGACGGGTCGAATCGTCGACGTCGAGAGAGGGCCTGCAGACGCCTGCGAGCGCCGCCTGACCGTCGACTGTCCGTCGATCGCGGCCGATCTCGAACCGGGTGATAGCGTCGCCATCAGCGGGGCCTGTCTCACTGCCGAGACTGTCGACGACGAGCGGTTCACGGCCGGGCTCTCGGGGGAGACGACGGCTCGAACGTGGTTCGATACCGCCGCGGTCGGCGACCGGGTCAACCTCGAACGGCCGGTCCGGGCCAACGCCCGTCTCGACGGCCACATCGTCGAGGGCACCGTCGATACGACGACCGAGGTGCTCGCTCGCGAACAGACCGCCGACGGACTCCGCTTTCGACTCGAACTGCCCGAGGGGTACGCCGACCAGGTCGTCGAGAAGAGCACGCTCACCGTCGAGGGGGTCAGTCTGACCGTCGTCGACCGGGACACGGAGACGTTCGCGCTCACGCTTGTACCCGAGACGACCGCCCGGACGACGCTCGATTCGGTCGAACCCGGCGATCGCGTCAACGTTGAGACGAACGTGCTCGCGAAGTACGTCGACCGGCTGCACGCGGGGGCCTGA
- a CDS encoding GTP cyclohydrolase IIa, with the protein MDRFQFTLWQLDDYGPWTTTPEPRPEMTLQSLQSRLYTDLAEMVGEREGYVFRGREDNLVGVTNSLGVADHREIRDRIADDYPVTLSAGIGTGETPLAALRTATEKLQAAGSAQKSDRSGTLRGESLDASPPFQVAHFDVVDATGRLTDAVDAAAAIDALDDVTRTLRAEIRARHGGLAFFVGGDNVIAVVPPLASADYDDLCETARAETGLPLQVGVGTGSTARAAGMAAKHALEDAREREQTVVVPEPVAAD; encoded by the coding sequence ATGGATCGCTTCCAGTTCACACTGTGGCAACTGGACGACTACGGCCCCTGGACGACGACGCCGGAACCGCGCCCCGAGATGACCCTCCAGTCGCTGCAGTCCCGACTCTACACCGACCTCGCCGAGATGGTCGGCGAGCGCGAAGGCTACGTCTTCCGCGGCCGCGAGGACAACCTCGTCGGCGTCACCAACAGTCTCGGCGTCGCGGATCATCGCGAGATTCGCGATCGGATCGCCGACGACTATCCTGTCACCCTGAGCGCCGGGATCGGGACCGGCGAGACACCGCTGGCTGCCCTCCGGACGGCGACCGAGAAGCTGCAGGCAGCCGGGAGCGCCCAGAAGTCGGATCGCTCTGGGACACTCCGGGGAGAGTCGCTGGACGCGTCGCCGCCGTTCCAGGTCGCACACTTCGACGTCGTCGACGCGACCGGCAGACTGACAGACGCCGTCGACGCCGCCGCCGCGATCGACGCTCTCGACGACGTCACCCGGACGCTTCGAGCCGAGATCCGGGCGCGTCACGGCGGGCTGGCGTTTTTCGTCGGCGGCGACAATGTCATCGCCGTCGTCCCGCCACTGGCGAGCGCCGACTACGACGACCTCTGTGAGACGGCCCGCGCGGAGACAGGGCTCCCGCTACAGGTCGGCGTCGGCACGGGTTCGACCGCCCGCGCGGCAGGTATGGCGGCCAAACACGCCCTCGAAGACGCCCGCGAGCGCGAGCAGACGGTCGTCGTCCCCGAGCCGGTCGCCGCGGACTGA
- a CDS encoding TrmB family transcriptional regulator, whose amino-acid sequence MNSDALETQLKQFGLSEKEIKTYLTILENGEAKASTIADDTGVSKRYVYSICEKLEERGFVEVDDHVVPTKIRAKHPEDVIELLSGRLEEIGPALKQRFSETSSRPQRFDVIKSRVTVIKRLREYINSAEQELMVAVPQGYLPEVAAELSTAVERGVMVLLLVSDVDDPEAVLDGVESPVGSVVRVWNQGMPILLAADEQLGIASPAEMVTRANSDDRAIALVQGQIVPIIAGSFLANYWPFAEELYITDPVELPQSYRSFRHAVLQATLHDHAEATIHARATAQPVTADGEFETIQGTIVETRQGLVEPRTNTIPIEHTLVVETEDRTISIGGPDSFLEDYEARKVTLEHEE is encoded by the coding sequence ATGAACAGTGACGCGCTGGAGACGCAACTGAAGCAGTTCGGCCTCTCCGAGAAGGAGATCAAGACCTACCTGACGATCCTCGAAAACGGGGAAGCCAAAGCGAGTACGATCGCCGACGACACCGGCGTCTCGAAACGCTACGTCTACAGCATCTGTGAGAAACTCGAAGAACGTGGCTTCGTCGAGGTCGACGACCACGTCGTGCCGACGAAGATCCGCGCGAAACACCCTGAAGACGTGATCGAATTGCTGTCTGGCCGACTCGAAGAGATCGGCCCGGCACTGAAACAGCGCTTCTCCGAGACTTCCTCGCGGCCCCAGCGCTTCGACGTGATCAAGTCGCGCGTGACAGTCATCAAGCGCTTGCGGGAGTACATCAACAGCGCCGAACAGGAACTGATGGTCGCGGTCCCGCAGGGGTATCTCCCCGAAGTAGCCGCGGAACTCTCCACTGCTGTCGAGCGAGGCGTGATGGTGCTGCTGCTGGTCAGCGACGTCGACGATCCCGAAGCCGTTCTCGACGGGGTCGAGAGTCCGGTCGGTAGCGTCGTCCGCGTCTGGAATCAGGGAATGCCGATCCTGCTGGCCGCCGACGAACAGTTAGGCATCGCCTCGCCGGCGGAGATGGTCACGCGGGCAAACAGCGACGATCGGGCGATCGCGCTCGTTCAGGGCCAGATCGTCCCGATCATCGCCGGCTCGTTCCTCGCGAACTACTGGCCGTTCGCCGAGGAGCTGTACATCACCGACCCGGTCGAGCTCCCCCAGAGTTATCGGAGTTTCCGCCACGCCGTCCTGCAGGCGACGCTGCACGACCACGCCGAGGCGACGATCCACGCTCGGGCGACCGCCCAGCCAGTGACCGCCGACGGCGAGTTCGAGACCATCCAGGGGACGATCGTCGAGACGCGACAGGGGCTTGTCGAGCCGCGGACGAACACGATCCCGATCGAACATACGCTCGTCGTCGAGACCGAGGATCGGACCATCTCGATCGGCGGTCCCGACTCGTTCCTCGAAGACTACGAGGCCCGGAAGGTAACTCTCGAACACGAGGAGTAA
- the endA gene encoding tRNA-intron lyase, with amino-acid sequence MKLTLAGGVVRGGRQARERFYDARGYGRVVSGDLELAPVEAAHILSRGDVETIRDADSGERLDFRGLLTSDAVSEIDVLVYKDLRDRGFYLSPAREGWVADPAGADFLVYPRGNGPWDDEIAYRVRAISEREDVPARELGDTVLAVVDEESSITYLESDRPEIEGSTAFDLPEGVAADLLGDRVLVWEPPAELYEQAFYGQPLDEESGTPLQVSLVEAAALARRGILDVDGGEQAVIERGREVEGDRFDRRLAVYRALRDRNVVPKTGFKFGADFRTYADVEDVENLGHSELLVRVLPADHTFSPRDLALDVRLAHGVRKRMVFALVAEGDIEWLSVSRLTP; translated from the coding sequence ATGAAGCTGACACTGGCGGGTGGGGTCGTTCGCGGGGGTCGCCAGGCCCGCGAGCGTTTCTACGACGCGCGCGGGTACGGTCGAGTTGTCTCTGGCGATCTCGAACTCGCGCCGGTCGAGGCTGCACACATCCTCTCCCGGGGTGACGTCGAGACGATTCGTGACGCCGACTCGGGTGAGCGCCTGGACTTTCGCGGCCTGCTCACGTCCGACGCCGTCTCGGAGATCGATGTCCTCGTCTACAAGGACCTCCGAGATCGCGGGTTCTACCTCTCGCCCGCCCGCGAGGGATGGGTCGCCGATCCCGCAGGTGCGGACTTTCTCGTCTATCCCCGCGGGAACGGCCCCTGGGACGACGAGATCGCCTACCGAGTCCGCGCGATCAGCGAGCGCGAGGACGTCCCGGCGCGAGAACTCGGCGACACAGTCCTCGCAGTCGTCGACGAGGAGTCCTCGATCACCTATCTCGAAAGCGACCGTCCCGAGATCGAGGGGTCGACAGCGTTCGACCTGCCCGAGGGCGTCGCGGCCGACCTTCTCGGGGATCGCGTGCTCGTCTGGGAGCCGCCAGCAGAGTTGTACGAGCAGGCGTTCTACGGCCAGCCGCTGGACGAAGAGAGTGGGACGCCACTTCAGGTGTCGCTGGTCGAGGCAGCCGCGCTGGCCCGCCGTGGCATTCTCGACGTCGACGGTGGCGAACAGGCCGTCATCGAGCGCGGCCGCGAAGTAGAGGGGGATCGGTTCGACCGTCGACTCGCCGTCTATCGTGCGCTTCGCGACCGGAACGTGGTGCCCAAGACCGGGTTCAAATTTGGTGCGGACTTCCGGACCTACGCCGACGTCGAAGACGTCGAGAACCTGGGCCACTCGGAGTTGCTCGTGCGCGTGTTACCCGCAGATCACACGTTCTCGCCGCGTGATCTGGCACTCGACGTCCGACTCGCCCACGGCGTCCGCAAGCGGATGGTCTTCGCGCTGGTCGCCGAGGGCGACATCGAGTGGCTCTCGGTCTCGCGGTTGACGCCGTGA